In Pollutimonas sp. M17, a single genomic region encodes these proteins:
- a CDS encoding ferritin-like domain-containing protein, whose translation MTSDSLRSRALAALLLNEPAEKAAAAGMLSADLPVDPDTLFPEPQGIPGRPGRPELVPPQKVKRRSMNSPQGRAALIHSLAHIEFNAINLALDILWRFPGMPDAFYRGWARVAREEALHFGMLRRHLESLGHAYGDMPAHDGLWEMAERTRGSLLARLALVPRTLEARGLDASPLVRSKLAEAGDHEGAAIIDIILRDEVGHVALGNTWYRHECARQGLDPVDQFKRLAAQYRAPRLRGPFNIEARLAAGFTEQELQVLHHDALGV comes from the coding sequence ATGACTTCCGATTCCTTGCGTTCCAGGGCGCTGGCGGCCCTGCTGCTGAATGAGCCGGCCGAGAAGGCGGCCGCCGCCGGCATGCTGTCGGCCGATCTTCCGGTCGATCCCGACACCCTTTTTCCCGAACCCCAGGGCATACCCGGACGCCCCGGACGGCCTGAACTGGTGCCTCCACAGAAGGTGAAGCGGCGCTCCATGAATTCGCCTCAGGGGCGTGCCGCCCTGATCCATTCGCTGGCCCATATCGAGTTCAACGCCATCAACCTCGCGCTGGATATCCTGTGGCGGTTTCCGGGCATGCCCGATGCCTTTTACCGCGGTTGGGCGCGGGTGGCTCGTGAAGAGGCCTTGCACTTCGGCATGTTGCGGCGGCACCTGGAATCCCTGGGCCACGCGTATGGCGACATGCCCGCGCACGACGGGCTGTGGGAAATGGCCGAGCGCACGCGCGGCAGCCTGCTGGCGCGGCTCGCCTTGGTGCCGCGCACGCTGGAGGCGCGCGGCCTGGATGCGTCGCCGCTGGTGCGAAGCAAGCTTGCCGAGGCGGGCGACCACGAAGGCGCGGCCATCATCGATATCATCCTGCGCGACGAGGTCGGCCACGTCGCCTTGGGAAACACCTGGTATCGTCATGAATGCGCCCGGCAGGGGCTGGATCCCGTCGATCAGTTCAAACGGCTGGCGGCGCAATACCGCGCCCCCCGCCTGCGGGGGCCTTTCAACATAGAGGCGCGGCTTGCCGCGGGTTTTACAGAGCAGGAACTACAGGTCCTTCATCATGACGCTCTCGGTGTTTGA
- a CDS encoding helix-turn-helix domain-containing protein, which produces MSVAPPTPETDESVDQHLMLKAKHFLSTRLAQPPHMDELAQALGVSKKRVSQLFRQSLGLTVTQFLREERMRRAQRLLMQTSLDIQAIALELGFSSAANFSNAFHGHVGMSPSDFRKAAPLDSITSLQGSLQWSSPGEL; this is translated from the coding sequence ATGTCTGTTGCGCCACCCACTCCCGAGACCGATGAGTCCGTCGACCAGCACCTGATGCTGAAGGCCAAGCATTTCTTGTCCACCCGGCTGGCGCAGCCGCCGCATATGGACGAGCTTGCTCAAGCCCTTGGAGTGAGCAAGAAGCGCGTATCCCAGCTGTTCCGCCAGTCGCTGGGCCTGACCGTCACCCAGTTCCTGCGGGAAGAGCGCATGCGCAGGGCGCAGCGCCTGCTGATGCAGACCTCGCTGGACATACAGGCCATTGCGCTGGAGCTGGGTTTTTCCAGCGCCGCCAACTTTTCGAATGCCTTTCATGGCCACGTCGGCATGTCGCCATCGGACTTCCGCAAGGCCGCGCCGCTGGACTCCATTACCTCTTTGCAGGGCTCCCTGCAGTGGAGTTCGCCGGGAGAGCTTTAG
- a CDS encoding MerR family transcriptional regulator encodes MSTSDNPVTLPPIPAKRYFTIGEVSDLCCVKPHVLRYWEQEFTQLKPVKRRGNRRYYQHHEVLLIRRIRDLLYEQGFTISGARNRLGDLHDVPHDQDAAVRLSGTELQALRNDLSAVRTMLAEALDKTGADAGENGQFELS; translated from the coding sequence ATGAGCACTAGCGATAATCCTGTCACACTGCCTCCCATCCCCGCCAAGCGCTACTTCACCATAGGCGAGGTCAGCGATCTGTGTTGCGTCAAGCCCCATGTGCTGCGCTACTGGGAACAGGAGTTCACGCAGCTCAAGCCGGTGAAGCGCCGCGGCAACCGGCGCTATTACCAGCACCACGAAGTCCTGCTCATCCGCCGCATACGCGACCTGCTCTACGAACAGGGTTTCACCATCAGCGGGGCGCGCAACCGCCTGGGCGACCTGCACGATGTCCCGCACGACCAGGACGCCGCGGTGCGCCTTTCGGGCACCGAATTGCAGGCCTTGCGCAACGACCTGAGCGCCGTTCGCACCATGCTGGCCGAGGCGCTCGACAAGACGGGCGCGGATGCCGGCGAAAACGGCCAGTTCGAACTCTCCTGA
- a CDS encoding integration host factor subunit alpha encodes MTNPDRTLTKAELAELLFDRVGLNKREAKDIVDTFFEEIRDSLARGVEVKLSGFGNFQVRDKPPRPGRNPKTGEVIPIAARRVVTFHASQKLKSVVEFAGKPATAAE; translated from the coding sequence ATGACGAATCCCGATCGCACTCTGACCAAGGCCGAACTCGCCGAATTGCTGTTCGACCGCGTCGGCCTGAACAAGCGTGAAGCCAAAGACATCGTCGATACCTTTTTCGAAGAGATACGCGACTCTCTGGCGCGCGGCGTCGAGGTCAAGCTGTCGGGTTTCGGCAATTTCCAGGTGCGCGACAAACCGCCCCGGCCCGGACGCAATCCCAAGACCGGCGAAGTGATTCCCATCGCGGCGCGCCGGGTGGTCACCTTCCATGCCAGCCAGAAGCTGAAAAGCGTCGTCGAATTCGCCGGCAAGCCGGCCACCGCTGCAGAATAG
- the pheT gene encoding phenylalanine--tRNA ligase subunit beta, whose protein sequence is MQFPESWLRAFVNPDLDTDALSHRLTMAGLEVEETAPAAPPFSGVVVAHIVGIEAHPNADKLRVCQVDDGSGALLQIVCGAPNAAAGLKVPLARIGAQLPGGMKIGAAKMRGIESAGMLCSARELGLSQDHAGLLELDGDAPVGASLREALDLDDTLFTLKLTPNRADCLSILGVAREVSALTGAPLNLPGYEPVPVTLEDRLAVKVEAPDLCGRFAGRVIRGVNARAQTPSWMKDRLERAGQRPISALVDISNYVMLELGRPTHVFDLKRIQGGLTVRWAKSGEQLELLNGQTVQLEPDVGVIVAGDVVESLAGIMGGEATAVTLDTTDIFLEGAFWWPEAIMGRARRYKFSSEASHRFERGVDFQSVTEHLERMTRLIIDICGGQAGPLDDQVVQLPERKSVDMRLDRCHRVLGVPVARQEVEEIFTRLGLSFTVKDDVFTVAPPSYRFDLFIEEDLIEEVARVYGFERIPDLPPRAPAKMRVDPETLRGPHALRARMASLDYQEVINFAFVEEAWERDLAGNADPIRLLNPIASQLAVMRSSLIGGLLANIVHNANRKQSRVRVFELGRVFSRDASVADGPLEVAGVHQPQRLAGAAWGPAQEEQWGTPLRQVDFYDVKKDVEALLGEQARKLVCVAAGHPALHPGRSARLELDGRAIGWLGELHPRWAQQSDLSQAPVVFELDVSAISTIQLPAPAELSRQPIVIRDLAVWAGPDVSYGDLLATLAQTVQSNATLGIVKDIKLFDVWRDKSAQAAEKSMAFRFWLQDREATLDDATVEQCLARLLEALVSAHGVRQRA, encoded by the coding sequence ATGCAATTTCCCGAGTCCTGGCTACGCGCGTTTGTCAATCCCGACCTGGATACCGATGCCTTGTCGCATCGGCTGACCATGGCGGGCCTGGAAGTCGAAGAGACTGCGCCGGCCGCGCCTCCGTTCAGCGGCGTTGTGGTGGCGCATATCGTCGGAATCGAAGCGCATCCCAATGCCGACAAACTGCGCGTCTGCCAGGTCGACGACGGGTCGGGCGCCCTGTTGCAGATCGTCTGCGGCGCGCCCAATGCGGCGGCGGGGCTGAAGGTGCCGCTGGCCCGTATCGGCGCTCAACTGCCCGGCGGCATGAAGATAGGCGCCGCCAAGATGCGGGGCATCGAGTCGGCCGGCATGCTTTGCTCGGCGCGCGAACTGGGCCTGTCGCAAGACCATGCCGGCTTGCTGGAGCTCGATGGCGATGCCCCCGTGGGCGCATCGCTGCGCGAGGCACTTGATCTGGACGATACCTTGTTCACGCTCAAGCTCACGCCCAATCGCGCCGACTGCCTGTCCATCCTGGGGGTGGCCCGTGAAGTATCGGCGCTGACCGGCGCCCCGCTGAACCTGCCCGGGTACGAGCCTGTGCCCGTCACGCTGGAAGATCGCCTTGCCGTCAAGGTCGAGGCGCCCGATCTTTGCGGCCGCTTCGCCGGCCGTGTCATACGCGGGGTGAATGCCAGGGCGCAGACCCCGTCGTGGATGAAGGACCGGCTGGAGCGCGCGGGCCAGCGTCCCATCTCGGCCCTGGTCGATATCTCGAACTACGTCATGCTTGAGCTGGGCCGGCCTACCCATGTGTTCGACCTGAAGCGCATACAGGGCGGCCTGACCGTGCGCTGGGCCAAGTCCGGCGAACAGCTGGAACTGCTGAACGGCCAGACCGTGCAGCTGGAGCCCGACGTGGGCGTCATCGTGGCTGGTGACGTGGTCGAAAGCCTGGCCGGCATCATGGGCGGGGAGGCCACGGCGGTCACCCTGGACACCACCGACATCTTCCTGGAAGGTGCTTTCTGGTGGCCGGAGGCCATCATGGGCCGCGCACGGCGCTACAAGTTCAGCTCCGAGGCCAGCCACCGTTTCGAGCGGGGCGTGGACTTCCAGTCCGTCACCGAGCATCTGGAACGCATGACCCGCCTGATCATTGATATCTGCGGCGGACAGGCCGGACCGCTGGACGATCAGGTCGTCCAGCTGCCCGAGCGCAAGTCCGTGGACATGAGGCTGGATCGATGCCACCGGGTCCTGGGCGTGCCCGTGGCGCGCCAGGAGGTCGAGGAAATCTTCACCCGCCTGGGCCTGTCGTTCACCGTCAAGGACGATGTCTTTACCGTGGCGCCTCCTTCCTACCGCTTCGACCTGTTCATCGAGGAAGATCTTATCGAAGAGGTGGCACGGGTATACGGCTTCGAACGTATTCCCGACCTGCCTCCGCGGGCGCCCGCGAAAATGCGCGTCGATCCGGAAACCCTGCGCGGACCGCATGCCTTGCGCGCCCGCATGGCCAGCCTGGACTACCAGGAGGTCATCAATTTCGCCTTTGTCGAGGAAGCCTGGGAGCGCGACCTGGCCGGCAACGCCGATCCCATCCGGCTGCTCAATCCCATTGCCAGCCAGCTGGCGGTGATGCGCTCCAGCCTGATCGGCGGGCTGCTGGCCAATATCGTGCACAATGCCAACCGCAAGCAGAGCCGTGTGCGTGTTTTCGAACTGGGACGGGTTTTCTCGCGCGATGCGTCGGTGGCCGACGGCCCCCTCGAAGTCGCCGGCGTGCATCAGCCGCAGCGCCTGGCGGGCGCCGCCTGGGGCCCCGCGCAGGAAGAGCAATGGGGCACGCCTCTGCGTCAGGTGGACTTCTACGACGTGAAGAAAGATGTGGAAGCCTTGCTGGGCGAGCAGGCCCGCAAGCTGGTGTGCGTGGCGGCCGGGCATCCGGCGCTGCATCCCGGGCGCAGCGCGCGCCTGGAGCTGGACGGCCGGGCCATTGGATGGCTGGGCGAGCTTCATCCGCGCTGGGCCCAGCAATCCGACCTGTCGCAGGCGCCGGTGGTCTTCGAACTGGACGTCTCGGCCATTTCCACGATCCAGCTGCCTGCGCCGGCCGAGCTGTCCCGCCAGCCCATCGTGATACGCGATCTGGCGGTCTGGGCGGGCCCCGATGTATCGTATGGGGATTTGTTGGCTACACTTGCGCAAACGGTTCAATCTAATGCTACTCTTGGCATCGTCAAGGACATTAAACTGTTCGATGTGTGGCGCGACAAATCGGCGCAAGCCGCGGAGAAGAGCATGGCCTTCCGTTTCTGGCTGCAAGACCGCGAAGCCACGCTTGACGATGCCACGGTGGAACAATGCCTCGCCCGCTTGCTGGAGGCGCTGGTGAGCGCTCACGGAGTGCGCCAGCGCGCTTAA
- the pheS gene encoding phenylalanine--tRNA ligase subunit alpha yields MTPPVDDLLAQAKEQFAQASDAAALENAKAKFLGKQGALTALLKGLAQLDPEQKKAEGARINQLKQQVEGLLNDRRAQMAQAELDKRLAAETIDVSLPGRGRAFGGIHPVIQTWQRVEAIFRSIGFDVADGPEIENDWTNFTALNNPENHPARSMQDTFYVDMHDDKGLPLLLRTHTSPMQVRYARMHKPPIKVIAPGRTYRVDSDATHSPMFHQVEGLWIAEDISFADLKGVYTDFLRAFFETDDLSVRFRPSFFPFTEPSAEIDMMFTSGPNQGRWLEISGSGQVHPEVVRNFGLDPERYIGFAFGSGLERLTMLRYGVNDLRQFFEGDLRFLRQFNR; encoded by the coding sequence ATGACTCCTCCGGTTGACGACCTGCTCGCACAGGCCAAAGAACAGTTTGCCCAGGCCAGCGACGCCGCGGCACTTGAAAACGCCAAGGCGAAATTTCTGGGCAAGCAGGGCGCGTTGACCGCCTTGCTCAAGGGCCTGGCCCAGTTGGACCCCGAGCAGAAGAAGGCCGAAGGGGCTCGCATCAATCAGTTGAAGCAGCAGGTCGAAGGCCTGCTGAACGATAGGCGCGCCCAGATGGCGCAGGCGGAACTGGACAAGCGCCTGGCCGCCGAGACCATCGACGTCAGCCTGCCCGGACGGGGCCGCGCCTTTGGCGGCATCCATCCGGTCATCCAGACCTGGCAGCGTGTCGAGGCCATTTTCCGCTCCATCGGCTTCGATGTGGCCGACGGCCCGGAAATCGAAAACGACTGGACCAACTTCACCGCCCTGAACAACCCGGAGAACCATCCCGCGCGTTCCATGCAGGATACTTTCTACGTCGATATGCACGACGACAAGGGGCTGCCTTTGCTGCTGCGCACGCACACCAGCCCCATGCAGGTGCGCTATGCCCGCATGCACAAGCCGCCCATCAAGGTCATTGCCCCCGGGCGCACCTATCGCGTCGACAGCGACGCCACTCATTCCCCCATGTTCCACCAGGTCGAAGGCCTGTGGATCGCCGAAGACATTTCCTTCGCCGACCTGAAGGGCGTGTATACCGACTTCCTGCGGGCGTTTTTTGAAACCGACGACCTGTCGGTGCGTTTCCGCCCCTCCTTCTTCCCCTTCACCGAGCCGTCTGCCGAAATCGACATGATGTTCACCTCGGGCCCCAACCAGGGACGCTGGCTGGAAATCTCCGGCTCGGGCCAGGTGCATCCGGAAGTGGTGCGCAATTTCGGGCTGGATCCTGAGCGCTACATCGGCTTCGCCTTCGGCTCCGGGCTGGAGCGCCTGACCATGCTGCGTTACGGCGTCAACGATCTGCGCCAGTTCTTTGAAGGCGACTTGCGCTTCCTGCGCCAGTTCAACCGCTGA
- the rplT gene encoding 50S ribosomal protein L20 — MPRVKRGVTARARHKKVIKAAKGYRGRRGNVFRIAKQAVMKAGQYAYRDRRNKKRTFRALWITRINAACRELGVSYSVFIAGTKKASIELDRKVLADMAVNDKAGFAAVVAQAKSALAA, encoded by the coding sequence ATGCCACGCGTAAAACGCGGCGTTACTGCCCGTGCCCGTCACAAAAAAGTTATCAAAGCAGCAAAAGGTTATCGCGGTCGCCGCGGTAATGTATTCCGTATCGCCAAACAGGCGGTAATGAAGGCGGGGCAATATGCCTACCGCGATCGCCGCAACAAGAAGCGCACCTTCCGCGCTTTGTGGATCACCCGCATCAACGCGGCCTGCCGCGAGCTGGGTGTGTCGTACAGCGTGTTCATCGCCGGTACGAAGAAAGCCTCGATTGAACTGGATCGCAAGGTACTGGCCGACATGGCCGTAAACGATAAAGCCGGCTTCGCAGCCGTGGTTGCCCAGGCCAAATCCGCTTTGGCTGCTTGA
- the rpmI gene encoding 50S ribosomal protein L35 → MPKMKTKKGAAKRFKVRGSGSIKRGQAFKRHILTKKTTKNKRQLRGSAAVHDADVASVKAMMPFA, encoded by the coding sequence ATGCCTAAGATGAAAACCAAGAAAGGCGCTGCGAAGCGCTTTAAGGTTCGCGGTAGCGGGTCTATCAAGCGAGGCCAGGCGTTCAAGCGCCACATCCTCACCAAGAAAACAACTAAGAACAAGCGCCAGCTGCGCGGTTCTGCCGCGGTGCACGACGCAGACGTCGCCTCGGTCAAGGCAATGATGCCTTTCGCTTGA
- a CDS encoding TorF family putative porin, with translation MARSSLALSLVTLGLLASVNAHAQASAEPQAGASPASSDFTLGANVSLASQYRYRGLMQSNNKPAIQGGFDLKHASGFYIGNWNSSISWLSDADPDVSSSVEMDFYAGYTRNIWGDLSVDVGVLHYYYPGSYPSGFTKPDTTEGYLGLSYGPVSFKYSHSFTNLFGVPDSRNSQYYDLSGSFPTGVWGLALNAHVGYQKVRNLEDGSYTDWSVALKKEWEGGYTATLAYVDTNADRNVYTSAKGKYLGRSAAVLMLSKAF, from the coding sequence ATGGCTCGTTCCTCTCTTGCGCTATCGCTCGTCACGCTGGGCCTGCTGGCGAGTGTCAATGCGCACGCGCAAGCTTCCGCAGAACCCCAGGCCGGCGCCTCGCCGGCGTCGTCCGATTTCACGCTCGGCGCCAATGTCTCGCTGGCCAGCCAGTATCGTTATCGTGGCCTGATGCAAAGCAACAACAAGCCGGCGATACAGGGCGGATTCGACCTGAAGCATGCCAGCGGCTTCTATATAGGGAACTGGAACTCCAGCATAAGCTGGCTGTCCGATGCCGACCCCGACGTGTCGTCGTCGGTCGAAATGGACTTCTATGCCGGGTATACGCGGAACATCTGGGGCGATCTGTCCGTCGATGTGGGCGTGCTGCATTACTATTATCCAGGCAGCTACCCGTCCGGATTCACCAAGCCGGACACGACGGAAGGCTATCTGGGATTGAGCTACGGACCGGTAAGCTTCAAGTATTCCCATTCATTCACCAATCTGTTCGGCGTTCCCGATTCCAGGAACAGCCAGTATTACGATCTTTCCGGCAGCTTCCCCACCGGCGTGTGGGGATTGGCCCTGAACGCCCACGTGGGCTACCAGAAAGTCCGGAACCTGGAGGACGGCTCATACACGGACTGGTCGGTGGCGCTCAAGAAGGAGTGGGAAGGGGGCTATACGGCAACGTTGGCTTATGTGGACACGAATGCCGACCGAAACGTCTATACCAGCGCCAAGGGGAAATACCTGGGGCGCTCGGCAGCGGTTCTGATGCTTTCCAAGGCTTTTTAA
- a CDS encoding twin-arginine translocation signal domain-containing protein: MNIKRRDFVKGCAAASACMVLLPGIASAAKGQNANNTQASSADIEKSIKAGFGGGFSVRGHSRSNGLTYANIEHSGNRYAVASADLLDWKIVSSL, from the coding sequence ATGAACATCAAGCGTAGGGATTTCGTCAAGGGCTGCGCGGCAGCCTCGGCCTGTATGGTGTTGCTGCCTGGCATCGCCAGCGCCGCAAAAGGCCAGAACGCAAATAACACACAGGCCTCAAGTGCCGACATCGAAAAATCGATCAAGGCGGGCTTTGGCGGCGGCTTTTCGGTACGGGGGCATTCCCGGTCAAACGGACTGACCTACGCCAATATCGAACATTCCGGAAACCGTTACGCAGTCGCCTCCGCAGATTTGCTGGACTGGAAAATCGTCAGCTCCCTTTAA
- a CDS encoding LodA/GoxA family CTQ-dependent oxidase — MSDTIKSIRIHPGIGIARLGDSDEFYIGPEAPGIVVDPGGSGGPGPNGGTYRDSGARLKRQAQRYRVYAYDANDKVVAELTSDSSLVQSLRWRVHVRNMKAANYAFQGAYLFDPDQLRNPSIQPGKKPSERDQLIIDPGVHTIASGQTEPVVMKGDVFTGIEKGSLPGELRFEGFTPKDPSKEVEVTYQAAKDIELGQLRLDSKDRLLFVPAPGKGECVTTPKVVLSNPSEFVNPPNGPDNGKNPLTNQFAYFNIPGWWDDTCGGEIDVTVTLKDGTVLSTRDNVKSATDEGTRNPRAGAWIVTAPPKFAPHMYHVVSILDRVYEAFPEAYPHTGQKTNFYRDVYPVFAHAVNYGWVSPEAAGVAPETKNRAHGPGQPGNLLLPQYMELLANPSEQYKPIRQRIYSLMRHVPGKSGKLVDTLLPAPPQRPTSWKNEEFQRTENASQMPKLWGTAGKPLQNQQLGNNFPDQFLSLTDWQLKHLKNWADGNFEVGTLQDPVPLEKLPLAEQPHALDSSALQPTIGGGFHPGIEFPYLIIYREYFAEAFRVGKDNEPGAISAYMSSPWQGDFWSCNVAWWPTQRPDVVFEYDQKTQTRTYKEWFRGYDADGEPLSSTDGYHQMAFAWPKLGMVLPIKAEDGSFVKSQGATVFVEQERDPALNRPPAKGK, encoded by the coding sequence GTGTCCGACACCATCAAGAGCATACGCATACATCCCGGCATTGGCATCGCCCGCCTCGGAGACAGCGATGAGTTTTACATTGGCCCCGAAGCGCCCGGAATCGTAGTCGATCCGGGCGGTAGCGGCGGCCCCGGGCCAAACGGCGGAACCTACCGCGACAGCGGGGCACGGCTGAAACGCCAGGCGCAACGGTACCGGGTATATGCCTACGACGCCAACGACAAGGTCGTCGCCGAACTCACGTCGGATTCAAGCCTGGTGCAATCGCTACGCTGGCGGGTCCACGTCAGAAACATGAAAGCGGCCAATTACGCATTTCAGGGCGCATATCTGTTTGACCCCGATCAACTGCGCAACCCGTCCATACAACCCGGCAAGAAACCGTCCGAGCGCGATCAACTCATCATCGATCCCGGCGTGCATACGATCGCTTCCGGGCAGACCGAACCGGTTGTCATGAAGGGCGATGTTTTCACCGGCATTGAAAAAGGTTCGCTGCCAGGCGAGTTGCGTTTCGAGGGCTTCACGCCCAAAGACCCTTCGAAAGAAGTTGAAGTCACTTACCAAGCCGCCAAAGACATCGAACTGGGGCAGTTGCGCCTCGACTCCAAAGATCGCCTGCTGTTCGTTCCCGCGCCCGGAAAAGGCGAATGCGTCACCACCCCCAAGGTGGTGTTGTCCAATCCCAGCGAATTCGTCAACCCTCCGAACGGCCCCGACAACGGTAAAAACCCCTTAACCAACCAGTTTGCCTATTTCAACATTCCAGGCTGGTGGGACGATACCTGTGGCGGCGAAATCGACGTCACGGTCACGCTTAAAGACGGTACGGTCCTGAGCACTCGCGACAACGTGAAATCCGCGACGGACGAAGGCACACGAAACCCTCGAGCCGGAGCATGGATCGTTACCGCGCCACCGAAGTTTGCGCCTCACATGTACCACGTGGTGTCCATCCTGGATCGCGTCTACGAGGCCTTTCCCGAGGCCTATCCCCACACCGGGCAAAAAACGAATTTCTACCGCGATGTCTATCCAGTCTTCGCCCATGCGGTCAACTACGGCTGGGTCAGCCCCGAGGCGGCCGGCGTCGCGCCCGAAACAAAGAACCGCGCCCATGGCCCGGGACAGCCGGGCAACCTGCTCCTCCCCCAGTACATGGAGTTGCTGGCCAATCCAAGCGAACAATACAAACCCATACGGCAAAGAATCTACAGCCTGATGCGGCACGTTCCCGGAAAAAGCGGGAAGCTGGTCGATACCCTGCTCCCCGCTCCGCCGCAACGGCCTACCAGCTGGAAGAACGAAGAGTTCCAACGCACTGAAAACGCCTCCCAGATGCCCAAGCTGTGGGGCACGGCGGGCAAGCCCTTGCAGAATCAGCAACTGGGCAACAATTTCCCCGATCAGTTCCTGAGCCTGACCGACTGGCAACTGAAGCATCTAAAGAACTGGGCGGACGGAAACTTTGAGGTCGGCACTCTGCAAGATCCCGTGCCCCTCGAGAAACTGCCCTTGGCCGAACAGCCGCATGCCCTCGATAGTTCCGCTCTCCAACCGACCATAGGCGGAGGTTTTCACCCGGGCATAGAATTCCCCTACTTGATCATCTATCGCGAATATTTCGCCGAGGCGTTTCGCGTGGGCAAAGACAACGAGCCTGGCGCGATCTCCGCCTATATGTCCAGCCCCTGGCAGGGTGACTTCTGGTCGTGTAACGTGGCGTGGTGGCCCACGCAAAGACCGGATGTCGTTTTCGAGTACGATCAGAAGACCCAGACCAGAACCTATAAAGAATGGTTCCGCGGATACGATGCCGACGGCGAACCGCTCTCGTCCACCGATGGCTACCACCAAATGGCCTTTGCGTGGCCGAAGCTGGGTATGGTGCTTCCAATCAAGGCCGAGGACGGCAGCTTCGTGAAAAGCCAGGGTGCAACCGTATTCGTCGAACAAGAGCGCGACCCGGCACTGAACCGCCCACCCGCCAAGGGAAAATAA
- a CDS encoding NAD(P)/FAD-dependent oxidoreductase: protein MPPTGQDLAETTWDVVIVGAGPAGAATAITLAKFGQRVLLLEERTSPSFKLGESLPPTSIGLVKHFLGELDGPEQNLPGLFRTAGNVSLWASEQADIADFFFTLTGFGLCVERLAFDEALRSKAASAGAALLKGVRFESCMRLTDPLFNWQLTLRSEKQSERHRARYLVDCSGRRAVVARALGIPLVPNDDRLFAYAQWFSCAGEDDDRYTRVEAAPQGWWYSNRLPGAENKETRRLVVLHSDKDLPAAKMAARRQGFDQLLDDSMHIAPLLKARGYQASGEIRGAPANSQRLRDFVGDAWMAVGDAAQAYDPLSSQGMDKALRTGSHAGHMIHYALTDLAQGAAALDGGNTYIQQYDEQQRQLWHAYLKQRDFYYQAQPRWSDQPFWQRRRHADTPRAADPRKISQFH, encoded by the coding sequence GTGCCGCCGACCGGGCAGGACTTGGCCGAGACAACATGGGATGTGGTTATCGTCGGCGCCGGGCCGGCGGGCGCGGCAACCGCGATTACGCTGGCCAAGTTCGGCCAGCGGGTGCTGTTGCTGGAAGAGCGGACCTCCCCCAGCTTCAAGCTGGGGGAATCGCTGCCACCGACCTCCATCGGCCTGGTCAAGCATTTCCTGGGCGAGCTCGACGGCCCTGAACAGAACCTTCCCGGCCTGTTCAGAACCGCCGGCAATGTCTCGCTCTGGGCAAGCGAACAGGCCGACATCGCGGACTTTTTCTTCACACTGACCGGCTTCGGCTTGTGCGTCGAACGGTTGGCTTTCGATGAAGCGCTGCGATCGAAGGCGGCCTCCGCCGGCGCAGCCCTGCTCAAGGGTGTCCGCTTTGAATCCTGCATGCGGCTCACTGACCCCTTGTTCAATTGGCAGCTGACGCTGCGTTCAGAAAAGCAGTCCGAGCGGCATCGCGCGCGTTACCTGGTCGACTGTTCCGGTCGGCGGGCCGTCGTGGCCAGGGCGCTGGGCATCCCGCTCGTCCCCAACGATGACCGCTTGTTCGCCTATGCGCAATGGTTTTCCTGCGCCGGCGAAGACGATGACCGCTATACCCGGGTTGAGGCCGCTCCGCAGGGCTGGTGGTATAGCAACCGCTTGCCAGGCGCCGAAAACAAGGAAACCAGGCGGTTGGTGGTCTTGCACTCCGACAAAGATCTGCCCGCAGCAAAAATGGCCGCGCGCCGGCAAGGCTTCGACCAGTTGCTGGATGACTCGATGCATATCGCACCCTTGCTCAAGGCCAGAGGCTATCAAGCTTCCGGAGAAATCCGGGGTGCGCCGGCCAATAGCCAACGACTGCGCGACTTCGTCGGTGATGCCTGGATGGCGGTGGGCGATGCGGCGCAAGCCTATGACCCGCTATCCTCACAAGGTATGGACAAGGCGCTCAGGACGGGCAGCCACGCAGGACACATGATCCATTACGCACTCACGGATCTTGCCCAGGGCGCAGCAGCACTGGATGGCGGCAATACATACATCCAGCAGTACGATGAGCAGCAGCGCCAGCTTTGGCACGCATACCTGAAGCAACGGGACTTCTACTATCAAGCTCAGCCCCGTTGGTCCGATCAGCCGTTCTGGCAGCGTCGGCGTCACGCCGACACCCCCCGCGCGGCGGACCCTCGCAAGATCAGCCAATTTCACTAA